Proteins from a genomic interval of Chryseobacterium indologenes:
- a CDS encoding methylated-DNA--[protein]-cysteine S-methyltransferase, with product MKTIHQKTIQTPLGDMIACAVDEGICLLEFTDRKNIEKQLKSLSKTLQADITEKDHPHFVQLEEELKEYFDGKRNRFEVPLHTTGTEFQEKVWQLLREIPMGEIRTYKQQSEFLGNPKAIRAVGTANGINKIAILIPCHRVIGSNGELIGYAGGIWRKQKLLELEKAILF from the coding sequence ATGAAAACCATCCATCAAAAAACGATACAAACTCCGCTGGGAGATATGATTGCCTGTGCAGTTGATGAGGGAATATGCCTGCTTGAGTTTACGGACAGGAAGAATATTGAAAAGCAGTTAAAATCTCTTTCAAAAACTTTACAGGCCGACATTACAGAAAAAGATCACCCTCATTTTGTACAGCTGGAAGAAGAACTGAAAGAATATTTCGATGGGAAAAGGAATCGTTTTGAAGTTCCTCTGCATACTACCGGAACCGAATTTCAGGAGAAAGTCTGGCAGCTGCTCCGGGAAATTCCTATGGGAGAGATAAGAACCTATAAACAGCAATCTGAGTTTTTGGGTAACCCAAAAGCAATCCGTGCTGTCGGAACGGCCAACGGAATCAATAAAATTGCTATTTTGATCCCATGTCACCGCGTGATAGGGTCTAATGGCGAGCTGATAGGATATGCAGGAGGAATCTGGAGAAAGCAAAAATTATTGGAACTAGAGAAAGCTATTTTATTTTGA